A single genomic interval of Treponema primitia ZAS-1 harbors:
- a CDS encoding MGMT family protein, whose protein sequence is MKEFHESTLRILAAIKAVPKGRVSSYRNIALAAGLPNGARQVARILHSLAEKEKLPWHRIIKADGRIALGEGNGRELQISLLRSEGVRVSKAGVVDMGCYGIQYSL, encoded by the coding sequence ATGAAAGAGTTCCATGAGTCGACCCTGCGTATTTTGGCAGCCATTAAGGCGGTACCTAAGGGCCGGGTTTCCAGTTACCGGAATATTGCCCTGGCGGCGGGACTGCCCAATGGCGCCCGGCAGGTAGCCCGGATACTCCATTCCCTGGCTGAAAAGGAAAAGCTCCCCTGGCACCGGATCATCAAAGCCGACGGCCGCATCGCCCTGGGCGAAGGAAACGGCCGGGAACTCCAGATCAGCCTGCTCCGATCCGAGGGGGTGCGGGTGAGCAAGGCCGGGGTGGTGGATATGGGATGCTACGGTATTCAGTACAGCTTGTAG
- a CDS encoding GerMN domain-containing protein: MAAPKNRKTNPPPPPKKRASFIFWTLFFIIVISLFFVNLQLIRSSVENTGLLDRLFNKTETEENAPDANVPELPSAPELPAATVTADEPAAPAVLPTEEPPAVDTVEDTPVAVPEPKPAAPPVSPPAGQSRDRALYFIRVDGDGALLRQAVTRSVTSASPLADTVRLLLQGPTAEEQRRDPRLRSLIPPGTKLLRAEVRGSTAYISFSEEFQFNTYGVEGYMGQLWQIIWTATEFPNISDVQILIEGNRVDFLGERIGIGSPLSRSSF; this comes from the coding sequence GTGGCAGCCCCAAAAAACAGAAAAACCAATCCCCCGCCTCCGCCGAAAAAACGTGCGTCCTTTATCTTCTGGACCCTTTTTTTTATCATTGTGATCAGCCTTTTTTTCGTGAACCTGCAGCTTATCCGATCCAGCGTTGAAAATACGGGCCTTCTGGATCGTCTCTTCAATAAAACTGAAACCGAGGAAAACGCCCCGGACGCCAATGTCCCGGAACTTCCGTCAGCCCCGGAGCTGCCGGCTGCCACCGTTACCGCCGATGAACCCGCTGCCCCAGCGGTACTTCCAACGGAAGAACCGCCTGCCGTCGATACGGTGGAGGATACCCCCGTCGCCGTTCCGGAACCCAAGCCTGCCGCACCGCCCGTAAGCCCCCCCGCCGGGCAAAGCCGGGACCGGGCCCTCTACTTCATACGGGTTGATGGGGACGGCGCCCTCCTGCGGCAAGCGGTTACCCGCTCTGTAACATCCGCTTCTCCCCTGGCGGATACGGTACGGCTCCTCCTCCAGGGCCCCACGGCGGAAGAGCAGCGCCGGGACCCCAGGCTCAGATCCCTGATTCCTCCGGGTACCAAACTGCTCCGGGCCGAAGTACGGGGCTCCACCGCGTATATTAGTTTTAGTGAGGAGTTTCAGTTTAACACCTATGGTGTGGAAGGATATATGGGCCAGCTCTGGCAGATAATCTGGACTGCCACAGAATTCCCCAACATCTCCGATGTGCAAATCCTCATCGAAGGCAACAGGGTAGATTTTCTTGGAGAAAGAATCGGTATAGGAAGCCCCCTGAGCAGGAGCTCATTCTAG
- a CDS encoding 2-oxoacid:acceptor oxidoreductase family protein translates to MTEKSLFAGFGGQGIVSLGQIWVYCAMKEGKNVTFFPFYGAEKRGGIARAGVIVSDEEIASPLVTIPDSALVMNPESLPLCEGILKQGGILLINSSLVKEEPKRTDLKVTRIDLQGIAEKIGHSRIANMVALGVMAKLTGALSINAIEPILKNFFSADKHKFVPMNVAAIQAGFEAVK, encoded by the coding sequence ATGACGGAAAAATCATTATTCGCCGGTTTCGGCGGCCAGGGTATTGTCTCCCTGGGACAGATCTGGGTGTACTGCGCCATGAAGGAAGGGAAAAATGTCACCTTCTTCCCCTTCTACGGCGCCGAAAAGCGGGGCGGTATCGCCAGGGCCGGGGTAATCGTCTCGGATGAAGAAATCGCCAGCCCCCTGGTTACCATCCCCGATTCCGCCCTGGTGATGAACCCGGAATCCCTCCCCCTTTGCGAGGGGATCCTCAAACAAGGGGGGATACTGCTGATCAATTCATCCCTGGTTAAGGAGGAGCCAAAGCGTACGGACCTCAAGGTAACCCGCATCGACCTCCAGGGCATAGCGGAAAAAATCGGGCATAGCCGCATCGCCAACATGGTAGCCCTGGGTGTCATGGCCAAACTTACCGGGGCGCTTTCCATTAACGCGATAGAGCCCATCCTGAAAAACTTTTTCTCCGCGGACAAGCACAAGTTTGTGCCCATGAACGTGGCGGCCATCCAGGCGGGTTTTGAAGCGGTAAAATAA
- a CDS encoding thiamine pyrophosphate-dependent enzyme, with protein MKQLYGHPKSLYNISTKYCAGCGHGVIHRIITELVDEMGLRDRTIITNPVGCAIWADLYFDFDTVQPAHGRTPAAATAIKRVLPDHLVICYQGDGDMAAIGTAEMIHAANRAEKFTTIFVNNAIYGMTGGQMAPTTLIGQKAATAPLGRDPDAAGMGYPIKVSELLAQLEGTRYIARSAVNTPANTRKTKQYIRKALEAQLAGVGFTMVEVLSSCPTNWGLDPIPAMEWLEENMIPFYPLGEIKDTLSAASKGGLK; from the coding sequence ATGAAACAACTCTACGGACATCCTAAAAGTTTATACAACATTTCTACAAAATATTGCGCCGGCTGCGGTCACGGGGTTATCCACCGTATCATCACCGAACTGGTGGACGAGATGGGCCTGCGAGACCGGACCATCATCACCAATCCTGTGGGCTGCGCTATCTGGGCGGATCTGTACTTTGACTTCGATACGGTACAGCCGGCCCACGGACGTACCCCCGCGGCTGCCACGGCTATCAAGCGGGTCCTGCCGGATCACCTGGTTATCTGTTACCAGGGGGACGGCGACATGGCCGCCATCGGTACTGCGGAAATGATCCACGCCGCAAACCGGGCGGAAAAGTTCACCACCATTTTTGTTAACAACGCTATTTACGGCATGACCGGCGGGCAGATGGCCCCCACCACCCTGATAGGCCAGAAGGCCGCCACCGCTCCCCTGGGCCGGGACCCGGACGCCGCGGGTATGGGCTACCCCATAAAAGTCTCGGAACTTTTAGCGCAGCTTGAGGGGACCCGCTACATAGCCCGCAGCGCGGTGAACACCCCCGCCAACACCCGGAAAACCAAACAGTATATCCGCAAGGCCCTGGAGGCCCAGCTTGCGGGGGTAGGATTTACCATGGTTGAAGTCCTCTCCTCCTGTCCCACCAACTGGGGCCTGGACCCCATACCGGCAATGGAATGGCTGGAGGAAAACATGATCCCCTTTTACCCCCTGGGTGAAATCAAGGACACCCTGAGCGCAGCTTCCAAGGGAGGCCTTAAATGA
- the vorB gene encoding 3-methyl-2-oxobutanoate dehydrogenase subunit VorB, which yields MSDENIQLMKGNDAIAEAAIRAGCTAYFGYPITPQSEIAAYMAKNMLEKNRIFIQAESEVAAINMVYGASTAGARAMTSSSSPGISLKQEGMSYAAGADIPLVLVNVVRGGPGLGSIAPAQSDYFQSTRGGGHGDYYNIVLAPKSVQECADLTYLAFDLADQYRIPVIVLADGMIGQMMEGVVLPPERPLGDLPKRDWTAGHLPEREGKAGGPAVHITSIFLDPAVLEARNKKRLIRYEEIKAKELRFEAVGYRTACNAFTGEGPDITLVAYGTSARIALGAKKLAEKEGIKVGLFRPITLWPFPYKALARIASTGKPLLTVEMSEGQLIEDVKLSVYEADPSGPRSPVHLLAHSGGIIPTEEEVFEKVKEILGGKS from the coding sequence ATGAGCGACGAAAACATTCAACTGATGAAGGGGAATGACGCCATCGCCGAAGCGGCGATTCGGGCGGGGTGTACCGCCTATTTCGGCTACCCCATTACCCCCCAGAGCGAGATTGCCGCCTATATGGCAAAAAATATGCTCGAAAAGAACCGGATTTTTATCCAGGCGGAAAGCGAGGTTGCGGCGATTAATATGGTCTACGGCGCTTCCACCGCCGGAGCCCGGGCTATGACCAGCTCTTCCAGCCCCGGCATCAGCTTAAAGCAGGAAGGCATGTCCTATGCCGCCGGGGCGGATATCCCCCTGGTGCTGGTTAACGTGGTCCGGGGCGGCCCGGGGTTGGGCTCCATAGCCCCCGCCCAGAGCGATTACTTCCAATCCACCCGTGGCGGCGGCCATGGGGATTACTACAACATCGTACTGGCCCCCAAGAGCGTCCAGGAATGTGCGGACCTGACCTATCTTGCCTTTGATTTAGCGGACCAATACCGTATCCCCGTAATCGTCCTGGCGGACGGTATGATAGGCCAGATGATGGAAGGGGTGGTTCTACCTCCGGAACGGCCCCTAGGGGACCTGCCCAAGCGGGACTGGACTGCCGGGCATCTGCCGGAGCGGGAAGGCAAAGCCGGGGGGCCTGCGGTGCATATCACCTCGATATTCCTGGACCCGGCGGTACTGGAAGCGCGGAACAAAAAGCGGCTGATCCGCTATGAGGAAATAAAGGCTAAGGAACTTCGTTTTGAAGCGGTGGGTTACCGTACCGCCTGTAATGCCTTTACCGGCGAGGGGCCGGATATTACCCTGGTTGCCTACGGAACCTCCGCCCGGATCGCCCTAGGCGCCAAGAAGCTTGCCGAAAAGGAGGGGATTAAAGTAGGACTGTTCCGGCCCATTACCCTTTGGCCCTTCCCCTACAAGGCTCTGGCTAGGATTGCCTCCACGGGTAAGCCCCTGCTCACCGTAGAGATGAGCGAAGGCCAGTTGATAGAGGATGTGAAACTTTCGGTTTATGAGGCGGACCCGTCAGGGCCCCGATCTCCGGTGCATCTATTGGCCCACTCCGGCGGGATCATTCCCACGGAGGAAGAGGTCTTCGAGAAAGTGAAGGAGATACTGGGAGGGAAATCATGA
- a CDS encoding TIGR00282 family metallophosphoesterase has product MPVLKLIMIGDVVGESGIAVLEKLLPALIEKERADFVVVNGENAAAGFGITEAEKVRILNAGADLITTGNHVWEKREFWPVLDQDERILRPANYPGKSAGRGWREIRKNDVPWLVINLQGRELMTPIDCPFKAFDSIIDSQGALVTEFHSLLNTDGSTPDILRKYGAVVVVDFHAESTKEKEALGFYLDGRASVVAGTHTHVQTADERVLKQGTAYITDLGMTGVSGGVIGMDTKVCLDRARTQVLYRMNCADPSPGQPSELQGILTEIDQETGKAISIRRIRVSRDQ; this is encoded by the coding sequence ATGCCGGTATTAAAACTTATCATGATTGGCGATGTGGTGGGAGAAAGCGGGATTGCTGTTCTGGAAAAGCTGCTGCCTGCCCTTATCGAGAAAGAGAGGGCGGATTTTGTGGTGGTCAACGGGGAAAACGCCGCCGCCGGCTTTGGCATAACCGAAGCGGAGAAAGTGCGTATCCTTAATGCAGGGGCGGACCTGATCACCACCGGGAACCATGTTTGGGAAAAACGGGAATTCTGGCCGGTCCTGGACCAGGATGAACGGATACTCCGGCCGGCGAATTATCCCGGAAAGTCGGCGGGCCGGGGCTGGAGGGAGATCAGAAAAAATGATGTCCCCTGGCTGGTGATAAATCTCCAGGGCCGCGAACTGATGACCCCCATAGACTGCCCTTTTAAGGCTTTTGATTCGATTATTGACAGCCAGGGCGCTTTGGTTACCGAATTCCATTCCCTGCTGAACACCGATGGTTCGACGCCGGACATTTTGCGGAAATACGGCGCCGTGGTGGTGGTTGATTTCCACGCGGAATCCACAAAGGAAAAGGAAGCCCTGGGCTTTTACCTGGACGGAAGGGCCAGCGTTGTGGCGGGTACCCATACCCATGTGCAAACCGCGGACGAGCGGGTACTAAAACAGGGAACCGCCTACATCACCGACTTGGGGATGACCGGCGTATCAGGCGGGGTTATCGGCATGGACACCAAGGTTTGTCTGGACCGTGCCCGAACCCAGGTACTGTACCGCATGAACTGCGCCGACCCTTCCCCCGGGCAGCCGTCGGAACTTCAGGGTATACTTACAGAAATTGATCAGGAAACGGGCAAAGCAATTTCGATCCGGCGGATCCGGGTCTCAAGAGACCAGTAG
- a CDS encoding 4Fe-4S dicluster domain-containing protein has product MARKGKVVIDRELCKGCLLCIRACPVKVLEKDTGLNASGVYPSFPANPEKCIACGNCFEVCPDVCIEIFDLEGASA; this is encoded by the coding sequence ATGGCGAGGAAGGGGAAGGTCGTTATTGACCGGGAACTGTGTAAAGGGTGTTTGTTGTGTATCCGGGCTTGTCCGGTAAAGGTGCTGGAAAAAGATACGGGGCTCAACGCTTCGGGGGTGTATCCCTCTTTTCCGGCCAATCCGGAAAAGTGTATAGCCTGCGGGAACTGCTTTGAGGTTTGTCCCGATGTGTGCATCGAGATTTTTGATTTAGAGGGGGCTTCCGCATGA
- a CDS encoding radical SAM protein, with protein sequence MAEPVYGRCTLCPRLCGADRSAGKRGFCAETADIRIAAASIHRGEEPPITGRGGSGTIFLTGCTLGCVFCQNAQISQAGMGRTVDQPEFTAICLALQDRGAENINLVTGSHCAPALAAYLRGARTQGLSIPLLWNSSAYEGLNALESLKDQIDVYLPDLKTLDSGLAGRFFKAPNYPTAAEKAILRMLDYRGELRWKGPVLVSGVIIRHLVLPGYAESTKAVLQWFADHCRGRALLSLMTQYTPVGGIQDMPRRYVNQDEYDQLLQWLTDLAIEDGFCQELVPDNSWLPDFEQTNPFSSELSVPVWHWKTGLLREGRYS encoded by the coding sequence ATGGCTGAGCCGGTCTATGGCCGCTGTACCCTCTGTCCCCGGCTCTGCGGGGCGGATCGCAGCGCGGGGAAACGGGGCTTTTGCGCTGAGACCGCAGATATTCGTATCGCCGCTGCATCTATCCATCGCGGGGAGGAGCCGCCCATCACCGGGAGGGGCGGTTCGGGGACAATCTTCCTTACCGGCTGTACCTTAGGCTGTGTTTTTTGCCAGAACGCTCAGATTTCCCAGGCCGGCATGGGCCGGACGGTGGATCAGCCGGAGTTTACCGCCATATGCCTGGCACTCCAGGACCGGGGAGCGGAAAATATAAACCTGGTTACCGGCAGCCACTGCGCCCCCGCCCTGGCCGCCTATCTCCGGGGCGCCCGCACCCAGGGCCTCAGCATCCCCCTACTCTGGAATTCCTCGGCCTACGAAGGTCTCAACGCCCTGGAAAGCCTGAAAGACCAGATCGATGTTTATCTTCCAGACCTGAAAACCCTGGACTCCGGTCTGGCGGGCCGCTTCTTCAAGGCCCCCAATTACCCGACGGCTGCGGAAAAGGCCATACTGCGGATGCTGGACTACCGCGGGGAACTCCGCTGGAAGGGACCGGTACTGGTTTCCGGCGTGATAATCCGTCACCTGGTTCTCCCGGGTTATGCCGAATCCACCAAGGCGGTCCTCCAATGGTTTGCCGATCACTGCCGGGGCCGCGCCCTCCTCTCCCTGATGACCCAGTACACCCCGGTGGGCGGCATACAGGACATGCCCCGCCGCTATGTGAACCAGGACGAGTACGACCAGCTCCTCCAATGGCTCACGGACCTGGCCATTGAGGACGGCTTCTGCCAGGAACTGGTTCCCGACAATAGCTGGCTCCCGGACTTTGAGCAGACTAACCCGTTTTCATCGGAGCTTTCCGTTCCGGTCTGGCATTGGAAAACCGGGCTGCTTAGGGAAGGACGCTATTCCTAG